A stretch of the Saccharolobus caldissimus genome encodes the following:
- the cdvB1/B2 gene encoding cell division protein CdvB1/B2 translates to MASSKVEDFVKNWGGKQEPSIAERIKNAFKPQQPLRYRLVMANYRLRTMVSRLDVYISRLQERDRTLFEKVVEAQMNKDTPRAAMYANEIAEIRKISKQLITTQIALEQVQLRLETITELGDVFTSLIPVLGVIRELRNAMRGVMPEISLELAELEEGLQEVVIEAGDFTGAPVNYAASSPEARKILEEASIVAEQRMKEKFPELPSFVTSAQKSTNPEQK, encoded by the coding sequence ATGGCCTCAAGTAAGGTAGAAGATTTCGTTAAAAATTGGGGAGGCAAACAAGAGCCAAGTATTGCAGAGAGAATAAAGAATGCCTTTAAGCCACAGCAACCATTAAGATATAGATTAGTAATGGCAAATTATAGACTAAGAACTATGGTAAGTCGTTTAGATGTTTATATCTCTAGACTTCAAGAAAGAGATAGAACTCTGTTCGAAAAGGTTGTAGAAGCTCAAATGAATAAAGATACTCCTAGAGCTGCAATGTATGCAAATGAAATCGCAGAGATCAGAAAGATTTCAAAACAATTAATTACTACGCAAATAGCTCTAGAACAAGTTCAATTAAGACTTGAGACTATAACCGAATTAGGTGACGTATTTACAAGCTTAATACCAGTTTTAGGAGTGATAAGAGAATTAAGAAATGCCATGAGAGGTGTAATGCCAGAGATAAGTTTAGAATTAGCTGAATTAGAAGAGGGATTGCAAGAGGTAGTTATAGAGGCAGGAGACTTCACGGGTGCTCCAGTTAATTACGCTGCCTCAAGCCCAGAGGCAAGGAAGATATTAGAAGAAGCTTCTATAGTAGCAGAACAAAGAATGAAAGAGAAGTTCCCAGAATTACCAAGTTTCGTCACATCTGCACAAAAGTCTACAAATCCTGAACAGAAATAA